The following nucleotide sequence is from Rhodospirillales bacterium.
CTGACGCAAAAGCGCTTTGATGCCATCTGCGAATTCCAGTACGCCTTCACGCACGTGCGTCTGGCGAATCATCGGCAAAGAATATTCCACCGGGTCTTCAAGAGTCTGGATATTCACCTCGACATCGTTAATTTCATTCAACATGGAATAAAGCGATGTCGTTTTCCCAGAGCCGGTTGGACCCGTTACGATAATAATACCTTCGGGCTTACTTTGTGCCTGACGAATCAGATTGCGGTTATGATTGCTAAAGCCGAGTTTTTCCATCGGCATAATGCTTTCACTCTGATCCAGAACACGCAGTACGATGTTTTCACCGTGCACCGTCGGCAGAGAAGACACGCGGAAATCGGCCTCGCGCCCCCCGACATGCATACCGAAACGCCCGTCTTGCGCACCTAATTTATCCGCTATATTCATGCCGGACATAATCTTGATGCGTTGAGAAATTCCGCTCCAATGCTGTTTATGCAGAATTTGCGCTGTAAAAAGCACACCATCCTTGCGATAACGCAGACGAATAAAGTTTTCTTCCGGTTCGAAGTGCAAGTCAGATGCACCAATCTTTACAGCTTCAAAAACCAACGCATTTACAAGACGTACAATCGGGTGTGAAAATGCTTCGCTTTCATCTAGGGACGCTACATCTTTTTGCTCTTTCCCCTCTTCAAGCTCTTGCAAGATCGCGTTGACCGAGCTGGCATACCCATAAGCTGCATCAATCGCCTCACTCAGGATTTTCGGCGTACACACCATCGGCTTGACTGTCAGCCCCTTGGGAATGAAGCGGCGAAGCATATCCATAGCAACAATGTCGTAGGGGTCCGCCATAGCTACCTTGATGTGGTGCTCGCTCATAGATACCGGCAATACCTTATGCTTGGCAGCTTCTTCCTTGGTAATCAGCCCTAAGACCTCGCCATCAAAAATTGTATTTTGCGGATCAAAGAGTTCAACGCCAGAACTTTGAGCAATAAAAGCGCTCAACGTCTCTTCATCAATAAACCCCAGGTCAACCATGACCTCACCGAGCATCTTGCCAGTAATTTTCTTTTCCTGAAGAGCCACGTTCAGCTGATCTTTGGAAATCAATCCCATCTCAACCATACGATCGCCGATGCGCCCTTTTCTGCGTAGATCATCGTCCTCTTCAGATTCATTTATAGTAATATTACGACTGTACGTCTTGAGAGCATGGCCCGTATCTTGTCTCTGCTGTTGTGATTGTGATTGTGATTGCTGCGTTTGATTTTCACGCGCAGGCACAAAACGCGCAGGAAGCTGCGCAGCGCTTTTTTCATTTTCAGAATTAGGCAGATTTTGATCAATGACTTCAACCTGAACAGGCTCTGCATCTTCTTCTAATACGAGTCCATGAAAAGTCTCTGATATCGGCGCCTCTGTTGCCTTTACAGACTTAGATTCCTTAACAATGATACCCTCAATGGGTTCTTTATCGTCCCTATGGATCATTTTTATGCTCTCTACCCTAAGAAAATAGCTTTTGAGTATTATCAGAAGAGTTACGCCATTCGAGTAATCAGGATATCCTAGAAAAGTTAACAAAACAAATATGTTTATTTACATAACTTTTAAGATTTAAAGAAAAAAGAAGGCACCGATCTAAAATTTGGTGCCTTCTTTAATTTAATACCATTTAAAACTGTGTTTATTCAGCAGCAACAGCTGTAATTTTCTTATCTCGACGTGGCCAGGAGCTAAATCTCATCACAGATTCATCCACGCCGCATACTGTCGTACATAAACGCGCAGCAACCAAATACGGGTCTGCATTTGCACCGGGACGACGATCTTCAAAATAGCCATACCCTTTGATTGCAACAGGTTTTGGAATACGGATCGAACAGCCGCGATCAGCATCTCCTGCCTTGAACGTATTGATATCGCATGTTTCATGCAGCCCTGTCAGGCGCTCACTCAGGCCTGCGCCATAAAGTACGATATGCTCTGCGTGTTTTTTGCTCAGTGCGTCTACAGCAGCATCGATTGCCGCACGACCTTTAGATTTATCGCGGGTATCGCTTGTAGAGAAGTTTGTATGCATGCCTGCACCATTCCAGTCGCCTTTGACCGGTTTATTTTCAAGCGTTGCCGCAATATCAAACTCTTCGCCAACACGATGGAGCAGCCAGCGCGCAACCCAAACCTGATCAGCCATATTTAAAACGCCTGAATCTTCAGAATTATCACCACGATAGCCAATCTGAAATTCCCATTGACCGGGCATAACTTCGGCGTTCATGCCGTAATACATTAGACCAGCATCAAGGCAGAGTTCAGCGTGAGTTTCTGCTACCTCACGGCCAAAGGCCTCTTCGGCGCCAACGCCGCAGTAATACGGCCCTTGTGGCGCCGGATAGCCATGTGACGGCCAACCAAGCGGCGTACGATGACCTTGTGGGAAGAGCGTATATTCCTGCTCAAAGCCTGCCCAGGGATCCTGCTTACTGGCGCCGGCGTCCAGTACTTCGCGCAGTTGCGCGCGTGAGTTGGATTCGTGCGGGCTTCCATCAGGGTTATTCACCTCACACATCACGAGGAAGTTGCCTTCACCACGGATAGGGTCTTTGAAATATGAAACAGGTTGCAAGATGCAGTCTGAATCATTGCCTGCGGCCTGTTGCGTAGATGATCCGTCAAAGCTCCACTCTGGGAACTCCGTAATTTTTGGCTTGGCACCAAGGTTTACAACACGCGTTTTCGAACGGACAAAACGCGTGGGGACACTTCCGTCAAGCCAGATATATTCTGCTAAACCAAAATTAGTGGACATGCTATTTAACTCCTTGCTATCAGCATTGATAAAAATGGTGAACGCAGCCAATAAAGCGTGTTTTACAGGGATTTGCAAGCCCTTTGCAATGCGGCATAATATTTTGAGAGACTTTTTCGAGAAATAAATGACGAGCCTCAAGCCGGATACTTCGAACGCACTTTTCCGCATTTTAGAAGGCTTGAAAGAAATTTTTAAGCGTTTATCAACAAAGCTTCCTAAGTTGTTTTTATATTCTTTTCAGTCGCTTATACCTTGAGCAGTAGAATGCGGCGCAAGAAATTCCTGTTTCCCATGAGCCTGAACCCGCCGCAAAACGAGAAGATGTCGGCGGAATATTTTGAGCGGGCCATGGCGACGGCGCACCCCTCCATCACGGCGGTCGACAACGATAACAGCGCGGACAAATGGATTCAGGGCAGCGCAGAAACACCTTAAAAAAACATGCCACGCAACCGGAAGAATTGCGCCAAATGCCTTAATGGGCGACGCCAGCGCTTCCCCTTCAGGCCTTAAAACTTCACACCGATTTGGAGCCAGAACTTTTCACGGTCCGCAACGCCGCTGTCGCCGTCATAGTCAGCGTATTTGAGTAATACATCGACGCCTTTGAACGGCTGGCCAACATCAGGAAGTGTGAAGCTTTTACCGATAGACAGATCGACTTCATCACCAAAATCGCCGCTACTGGAATCGTTGCTGTCAAAGTCATGATAGACAGCCGCCAATTTTGTGCCATCGACGATGCTGTCTGTGCCGGAAATTTTGTAAGAAGCGCTTAAATAAGCATCTTCAAGTCCTGCGGCCGGTGTATTTAAGAACGCATCTGCCCAGCCGTTGAACTTATGAAGTGTAGCCAGAGGAGTCTGGAAAGCGTTTGCGCCATCCCCTTCCAGAACTTCATAACCGGCCGTCAGCGTAAAACCATGACCTGAGACGGACGGCGCAATGTGATAATATTCTTCGTCATAATTGGCCGTATTGTTTCTGAAGTCGTCCTGCGTAGCGGCTTCGGCCTCATAGGAAAACGTCCAGTTTTGATCGAGCGGCACCTTCCCTGTTGCCCTGATTCCGTATGTCTGTGAAGAGCGTGCAGCCAGCTGGTCAAAATCAAACCAGTAGCCATAAACAATGGTATTCAGCCATTCCGCCCATTGATAGCCAGCGCGTGCGATATGGCTTTCCGTGTCCAGATCTCCCAAAGGGTGCTCATCGCCGAAGATACGGTTGACGTTCCAGACGTGCCCGTACTGAAAAGTAGCGTTTTCCAACCCTGTATAGGTGAACAGCGCAGAATCGAAAGTCTGGTCGTTCTGGCGCCAGCCTACCGTTCCAACAAAACGTTGATTATCGAGATTAATTCCCTGGCGTCCTACTTTGATTTCTGCCCCCGGCAACCCTGTCCATGTTAGCCAGGCCTGATTGATCTCTGCATTATCCGGATCGGCGACAACCGGATAGGTTGCCTTCCCGTTCACCGTATCGTTAAAGTCGTTTGAGCCGACATTCTGGACAATCTGCGCTTCGAGAAGAGCCTGGAAATCCCGGTATTCACCTGTCTTGAAACCGACATTCGTACGCACGGTCGAAGCCTTTGCGTCATTTGCCACGCCGTCCTGATCGACAAACTCATAACGATAACGAACTTCCCCGAAGAAGCTCCCTTCCGTTACAATCGTTTCAACGTCTTCTCCGGCAAAGGCAGGAGAAAAGCCTTGAAAAAGGACAACACAGACTCCCGACAGGAGGAGGGTTTTAAAAGATTTGGTTTTTAGCATGGCGCACTCTTTTGTTTATATGAAACAGTTATATCCACGTTTGACAATGTGGTTACCGGATGGGTTTATCCTTGATCTAAATCAAGTTACTGAGAGCATGCGCATGTTTGCGCATATTTTTTCAAAAATCGGGAAAGATCGTACGCGCTGGGCAGCGAAGACATTTTTTTGGCTTGATCCTGCCTAATATCTTCAAAAAGGCCTTTTTCTACGTTGTATTCCAGAAGCTGCCCTTCTTTCATGTCGAAATACCAGCCGTGAATCTGGAGTTCCTGCCGCTCGTATTTATCCTTGATCCATGGAAAGGAGCGAAGGTTTTCCAATGAAACAAGGATGCTGGCCTGTTCCAGTGCCTTCGTTCTTTGCTTTTCGCCTGCAAAAGACAATACGGAAAACACTTGTTCTTTTGCCTCGGAAGCAATCCCCAGCCAATGATGCAGAAATTCAAAGTTATGATATTCCGTGACCTGAAAATTGCCTGTTGCCAAAGCACCAATCCCTCCACATCCGGCATGCCCCAAAATGACAATATGTTTGACCTGTAAAAACCGGACGGCATATTCAATAGCGGAGCTTGTTCCTCGCAGAAGTCCGCCGTTATTGTAAGGTGGTACAAGCGCGGCGACATTCCGGACGGCGAAAAACTCGCCGGGATCGCTATAGGTCAAAATTGCCGGATCTATGCGCGAATCCGAGCAGGCGATCACCAACGTTTCAGGCTTTTGCCCCTCTGCGACCAGTTTTTGATATGCTTCTCCCTTTTTTGAATGGAAATAATCTTTTTTGAAAAGGGAAAAACCGTCCAGAAGTTTTTTATAGGCCATCGATCTTTCCTTTATGCCGTCTTCCACGCGTAACCAGGGTTTCCGTGATAAAAGCCGCGTGAAAAGGTCCCTTTGAATCCGGCCTGCTCGAGTTTTTTTACGCCTTCATCGGCCGCGCAGTCTTTGTCCAGAACCGCACGAAAGGCTCTGGCAACGGAAACCATGTCGTGACTGTGCGGAGAAAGTCGAAAATGAGTAATTCCCATTCCCTGCATTTCATTTACTTCGTGCATAAGGTTGAGGCAGGTATGTGAGAGCGTCTGGATTCCGTTCACGCTGAGAAACGGTTTGCCATCCAGAGTCTTCAATTCCATGCCATCCGGGTCTTCTTCGCAAACAAACTGGCAGTTATCTTTCACCCGGTTGTGCGACCGGGCATGATAACACCGCGCCGATAGGGCCAGTCCCGTGCGGCCATAGACCTGGACTTCCAGACCAACGTTCAGTTCTTCCGCCTTGTTCGACAGGACGGACAGGGCTTCTTTCGGGAGTTCGGACGGCACTGTAAAATGCACAGCCCCCTGAGAGGTCAGATGCGCCATCGTGTCTTCGTTATAAACATTGAAATATTGTCCTACCCTGTGGGGTTTGCCGCGCAAGTGATAGAGTGCCGCTGCATCGTTTGCTTCCACTTCATACTCTTCCAGTTCACACAGGCCTTTGGTCATTTTTTGCTCCCGTGGAAGCATGATTTCAGCCAGCGATGAAAAGACAATCTTTTTGCCTGCTCGGGTCAGTCGCTCCGCTACCTCATCGTAATAAGGCTCAAAAAAAGGCGCGCGCTTGGAGCAAATCACTTCGCCGATATAAACCGTATCGACGGGAGCTTCGTCAGCAATGCGGAAATAAAAATCCCGTTTTTTGTCGGCGGACCAGTGAAACAAAATCGGCCCTATGGTCAGTTCCGCACCGCTCATCTACCGCCACCTCTTGTTTTCATAAGCGCCTTGCGTTTGTTTGTGCCCTTCCGTCAGAGACAGGAGGTGAGCAAGTTCGACGTCCTGCCCGTCCATCATATCATCCACCGCCTTGCGCCATGAGGACACAACTTCCCGAACGTAGGCGCGAGAACGCTGCCGTCCTTCGATCTTGAAGGCATGGACACCGGCCTTAACCAGTTCCGGTAACAGGCGTGCAAGGTTCAGGCTGATCGGCTCCTCAAACGCGTAATAGCCTTCCTGCTTGTGCGGGGCAAGATAACGGCCCTTGCAAATCGTGGGATAGCCGGGATTTTGCGTACAGGAAAAACAGTCAATCGTGAAGTCTCCCAGCCGGGTTGTAAGATTGCGCTTTGTGTCTTCTTCGTATTTCACATGGCTGGCCGGGGAACAGACGCCGTCCATATTGGTGGACAGGCCTGTGACATAGTTCGTCAGGCTGCAACGCCCTTCGGCCATCAGACCGTGATTGCCGAAAATGAAGCACTCAATCTCACACGGGATTTCTTTTTTCAGGACGGTGATTTCAGGGATCGTCAGAATGCGCGGCAAAACCACGCGCCGGACGCCGAATTCCTCGCAGTAATATTTAATGGCTTCGACAGAAGGCGCGCCCGCCTGAACGGAAAGGTGCAGGCGCTGATCCGGATATTGTGTCTTCACGTAGTTTGCCACGCCGATATCGGCCACGATAATGGCATCAATACCGAAACCGACGGCCGTATCGACGGCTTCTTTCCAGAGTCCTGTTTTTCCGGCCGGAGGAAACGTGTTGGCCGCCAGTAAAACTTTTGCGCCATGTTCATGAGCATAAAGCACGCTTGTTTCCATTTCTTCCGGTGTAAAATTAAGGCCGGCAAAATTCCGCGCATTCGTTGCGTTCTGAAAGCCGCAATAGACGGCATCGGCCCCGGCATCCACAGCGGTCCGCAGAGAGGCAGGCGTCCCCGCCGGACAGACCAGTTCCGGACGGATTGCATCATGGTCATTCATGGTTTCTGATCTTTCTTAAAACCTTCAGGGCTTGCCGTCCGGGAGGGCCAAATAAACTGGCGGTATCTTCTGCCACGCTGCCTTCCAGATCATCGAGCGCATTACGCAGGCAGACGACGGCTTCCGTATCTCCCTCTATGTGCAATTCCCGTGTAAAGAAAAGCGCATCGCCGTCTAGGTGTCCGTCAACCATATCCAGCAGGGTCAGGAATGTTCCGGCAATCTGGGCATCGGTGCGCGGCGCTTTGCGGCGGCGATATGCTCTCAAAAGCGGCGTGTCCGGGTGAGCCTGCAACACGAGGACAAAAGGCAGGTTAACCGGGTCGATCAAAAACAGCTTGTCCTTATGCGGCCCGATCCGGTTGAACAATTCCGGACGCGTGTGCGCGATATGCCGGACAATGCGCCTTAAAACCGGCTGAAGGATAAAAAGCGGAAATGGAGCCAGGGCCGGACGTAAAAAAGCAGACAAAGGGGTTTTCCCGTTCGAAATATGCGATTCTGCTTCTTCAAATGCTATAGCCATGTTGCTACCATAGAGACCTTGATGAAAAACCTTATTGATTCAGATCAAACCATTTTTACAACAAATATGGAACCAGATAAAATCGGTTTATTGACACAGGCGGCACAGGGAAAAGCAAAGCAGGGGAAAACATGATCGCTTTTGAAGACGCACAGAAAATAATTTGGAAAACAGCACTGAAGCGAAGGCTGGGAACGGAAACTGTATTTCTGGAAGAAATATCGGGCCGTGTTTGTGCGCAAACCCTTTCGGCGCCGCTTAATATTCAGCCCTTCGACAATGCGGCCATGGACGGCTTTGCCGTCCTGCGCTCCGATTTGACAGAGGCTTCGAAAGGCACCCCTGTAACTCTGCAAAAAACGGCGATTATTGCGGCTGGCGCTCCTGTGCCGAAACAGCCCCTGTCAGCAGGAACCTGTGTTCAAATCATGACAGGCGCTCCTGTGCCGCCGAATGCGCAAGCGGTTGTTCCTGTCGAACAGGTTGAAATGCAAAACGATCGGATTTTTTTTTCCTCCTGCCCGGAAGAAGGGATTCATATCCGTCTGGCAGGAGAAGATTTTAGGGAAGGGGCTGTTCTGTTACAGCCGGGCCAAAAACTGCATACAACACATATTTTGCCTCTAGCCACACTCGGTATAAGCAAGGTCAATGTCTACAAAAGGCCACGGGCCGCTTTCTTGTCCACGGGCTTGGAGCTGGTTGACGACTTGTCGTCACCTCTTGAACCCGGCCAGATATACAATTCCAACCGCTCTTATGCCGTAAGTTTTCTAAAAGTTCTGGGTATTGAGTGCGTAAAAACTTTAACGATCAAGGACGATCCTGAAGCTTTTTTGCGGACTCTTTCCGAATTGAACGGGGAAAACCTCGATTTTATTATTTCCAGCGGGGCGGTATCCGCCGGTGAATTTGATTTTGTGAAGAAGTCTCTGGAACAGGCAGGTACAGATATCCTCTACCATAAAATCAGGATCAAACCCGGCAAACCGAATCTTTTGGCCCGACTGCCAAACGGAACGCTTTATTTCGGTCTGCCCGGGAACCCGGTGGCAACAGCCGTGGGACTTCGTTTTCTTGTTGATCATGCTCTGCGCGCCATGACTGACCAAGAGCGTGAAATGCCAATACGTGCGCGAGCCATGAATAACTTTTCCAAACGGGCTGGGCTCCAGATGTTTTTAAAAGGAAAATCAGAAAGCCAGAAAGATAGTTCTCTGGCAGTTGAAATCATGGAAGGGCAGGCTTCTTTTATGGTCAGCCCGTTTTTGGATATGAATGCGTGGGTTCGTGTACCAGAGGATTTGGAAAAATTAGAAACCGGGGATGTTGTAGATATGTACCCTCTTCTGTCCGGCGAGTTTTAATGCATCGGGCATTTTCTGCAATTTTCTTTGTCTGGCCGTTCACATAAGGCGTCCGCGTCAAAATCACAAAAATGGCATAATACAAAAGAATCCCGCATCCTGATCTTGTCGTCATCGACATTGATGCCCAGGAAAAAGTTTCTGGCGTCATACCCAAGTAATTGGCAATGACCTGCTTGCGGAAGGGTAATTTAAATTCCAGATTTTCAGGGCCTTGTTCGATATATTTGAGCAAAAAATAGTACCCCACACGTTGCAGTGGAGATTTTATGTTCAT
It contains:
- the tadA gene encoding Flp pilus assembly complex ATPase component TadA; this translates as MIHRDDKEPIEGIIVKESKSVKATEAPISETFHGLVLEEDAEPVQVEVIDQNLPNSENEKSAAQLPARFVPARENQTQQSQSQSQQQRQDTGHALKTYSRNITINESEEDDDLRRKGRIGDRMVEMGLISKDQLNVALQEKKITGKMLGEVMVDLGFIDEETLSAFIAQSSGVELFDPQNTIFDGEVLGLITKEEAAKHKVLPVSMSEHHIKVAMADPYDIVAMDMLRRFIPKGLTVKPMVCTPKILSEAIDAAYGYASSVNAILQELEEGKEQKDVASLDESEAFSHPIVRLVNALVFEAVKIGASDLHFEPEENFIRLRYRKDGVLFTAQILHKQHWSGISQRIKIMSGMNIADKLGAQDGRFGMHVGGREADFRVSSLPTVHGENIVLRVLDQSESIMPMEKLGFSNHNRNLIRQAQSKPEGIIIVTGPTGSGKTTSLYSMLNEINDVEVNIQTLEDPVEYSLPMIRQTHVREGVLEFADGIKALLRQDPDIIFIGEIRDGETAGMALKAAMTGHQVYTTLHTNDSFGAIPRLFDLGLKPGMVAGAIVAVFAQRLTRRLCPVCKEAYQPDAQECEILGADPANMPTIYRARQGGCDSCSGSGYKGRTAVVEILTFDEEMDELLARGANKAELKAMAVKKGFKSMKDDGILKVLEGVTSLEALAKVVDIRR
- a CDS encoding glutamine synthetase beta-grasp domain-containing protein — its product is MSTNFGLAEYIWLDGSVPTRFVRSKTRVVNLGAKPKITEFPEWSFDGSSTQQAAGNDSDCILQPVSYFKDPIRGEGNFLVMCEVNNPDGSPHESNSRAQLREVLDAGASKQDPWAGFEQEYTLFPQGHRTPLGWPSHGYPAPQGPYYCGVGAEEAFGREVAETHAELCLDAGLMYYGMNAEVMPGQWEFQIGYRGDNSEDSGVLNMADQVWVARWLLHRVGEEFDIAATLENKPVKGDWNGAGMHTNFSTSDTRDKSKGRAAIDAAVDALSKKHAEHIVLYGAGLSERLTGLHETCDINTFKAGDADRGCSIRIPKPVAIKGYGYFEDRRPGANADPYLVAARLCTTVCGVDESVMRFSSWPRRDKKITAVAAE
- a CDS encoding alginate export family protein, with protein sequence MLKTKSFKTLLLSGVCVVLFQGFSPAFAGEDVETIVTEGSFFGEVRYRYEFVDQDGVANDAKASTVRTNVGFKTGEYRDFQALLEAQIVQNVGSNDFNDTVNGKATYPVVADPDNAEINQAWLTWTGLPGAEIKVGRQGINLDNQRFVGTVGWRQNDQTFDSALFTYTGLENATFQYGHVWNVNRIFGDEHPLGDLDTESHIARAGYQWAEWLNTIVYGYWFDFDQLAARSSQTYGIRATGKVPLDQNWTFSYEAEAATQDDFRNNTANYDEEYYHIAPSVSGHGFTLTAGYEVLEGDGANAFQTPLATLHKFNGWADAFLNTPAAGLEDAYLSASYKISGTDSIVDGTKLAAVYHDFDSNDSSSGDFGDEVDLSIGKSFTLPDVGQPFKGVDVLLKYADYDGDSGVADREKFWLQIGVKF
- a CDS encoding carbonic anhydrase, which gives rise to MAYKKLLDGFSLFKKDYFHSKKGEAYQKLVAEGQKPETLVIACSDSRIDPAILTYSDPGEFFAVRNVAALVPPYNNGGLLRGTSSAIEYAVRFLQVKHIVILGHAGCGGIGALATGNFQVTEYHNFEFLHHWLGIASEAKEQVFSVLSFAGEKQRTKALEQASILVSLENLRSFPWIKDKYERQELQIHGWYFDMKEGQLLEYNVEKGLFEDIRQDQAKKMSSLPSAYDLSRFLKKYAQTCACSQ
- a CDS encoding U32 family peptidase; this translates as MSGAELTIGPILFHWSADKKRDFYFRIADEAPVDTVYIGEVICSKRAPFFEPYYDEVAERLTRAGKKIVFSSLAEIMLPREQKMTKGLCELEEYEVEANDAAALYHLRGKPHRVGQYFNVYNEDTMAHLTSQGAVHFTVPSELPKEALSVLSNKAEELNVGLEVQVYGRTGLALSARCYHARSHNRVKDNCQFVCEEDPDGMELKTLDGKPFLSVNGIQTLSHTCLNLMHEVNEMQGMGITHFRLSPHSHDMVSVARAFRAVLDKDCAADEGVKKLEQAGFKGTFSRGFYHGNPGYAWKTA
- a CDS encoding U32 family peptidase, translated to MNDHDAIRPELVCPAGTPASLRTAVDAGADAVYCGFQNATNARNFAGLNFTPEEMETSVLYAHEHGAKVLLAANTFPPAGKTGLWKEAVDTAVGFGIDAIIVADIGVANYVKTQYPDQRLHLSVQAGAPSVEAIKYYCEEFGVRRVVLPRILTIPEITVLKKEIPCEIECFIFGNHGLMAEGRCSLTNYVTGLSTNMDGVCSPASHVKYEEDTKRNLTTRLGDFTIDCFSCTQNPGYPTICKGRYLAPHKQEGYYAFEEPISLNLARLLPELVKAGVHAFKIEGRQRSRAYVREVVSSWRKAVDDMMDGQDVELAHLLSLTEGHKQTQGAYENKRWR
- a CDS encoding SCP2 sterol-binding domain-containing protein, whose protein sequence is MAIAFEEAESHISNGKTPLSAFLRPALAPFPLFILQPVLRRIVRHIAHTRPELFNRIGPHKDKLFLIDPVNLPFVLVLQAHPDTPLLRAYRRRKAPRTDAQIAGTFLTLLDMVDGHLDGDALFFTRELHIEGDTEAVVCLRNALDDLEGSVAEDTASLFGPPGRQALKVLRKIRNHE
- a CDS encoding molybdopterin molybdotransferase MoeA, translating into MIAFEDAQKIIWKTALKRRLGTETVFLEEISGRVCAQTLSAPLNIQPFDNAAMDGFAVLRSDLTEASKGTPVTLQKTAIIAAGAPVPKQPLSAGTCVQIMTGAPVPPNAQAVVPVEQVEMQNDRIFFSSCPEEGIHIRLAGEDFREGAVLLQPGQKLHTTHILPLATLGISKVNVYKRPRAAFLSTGLELVDDLSSPLEPGQIYNSNRSYAVSFLKVLGIECVKTLTIKDDPEAFLRTLSELNGENLDFIISSGAVSAGEFDFVKKSLEQAGTDILYHKIRIKPGKPNLLARLPNGTLYFGLPGNPVATAVGLRFLVDHALRAMTDQEREMPIRARAMNNFSKRAGLQMFLKGKSESQKDSSLAVEIMEGQASFMVSPFLDMNAWVRVPEDLEKLETGDVVDMYPLLSGEF